One Solenopsis invicta isolate M01_SB chromosome 15, UNIL_Sinv_3.0, whole genome shotgun sequence genomic window, TACGcctgcgagcgatcggagctgggtTGAGGTCGTCGGCATCCGGAAGAGAAGGAGGATGGCCAAAGGGGGCCGTAGAGCCCCCCCCACTCGGCCTGCGGAGAGTGGCTGGGGGTGTTCCCCCAGGACACGGTACGGCCTTAGCCTCGGGTCGGCCATCGGGGGTAGCGGCACCTGCCGCCCCCCGGCGGCCGGCCgggcaagaagaagaaggacAAAGAGAAACAGAATGGAGGTCCGCCGCGAAGCAAAACGCTCGCGGCGAAGAAGATCgggaggcgcgtccccaagtcatcGGCGATTCTGGTGACGGTGACTGGGGACGACGCCTCCTACGCAGGAGTGATGCGGCGGGCCCGTGAGGCCATTGTCCTTGGCGACATATTGCCGCAGGGGGGGAAAGGGCTGCGGGTTCGCCGAGCCCAGACCGGGGGTCTCCTCTTGGAGATCCCCGGCGAAGATAGCAGGCCAGCCGCGGAAAGGCTGGCCTCAGAGATGAGGCGCGTCGCGGggggcccggacgtgcggatctcATGCCCTCTACGGAGGGTGGGGATCTCCGGGTTCGACGAATCGGTAGCCCCGGAGGAAGTGGCCACGGCGGTCGCCGACTCCGGGGAGtgcttcgtggcggacctcaGGGTGGGTCGAGTGGTGCGCAGTCGGCGGGGGCTGGGCTCTGTcatagtgcagtgcccggtcACCGCCGCTGCGAGGCTCGCTCGAGCGGGGAGTCTGACCCTGGGCTGGGTAgcggctcgcgtggaggtgctcaaaGCACCGCCACAGCGATGCTTCCGCTGCCTAGCTCAGGGACACACGCAGCACCGGTGTCCTGGCGGTGTCGACAGGGCCCGGTGCTGCTTTAACTGCGGGAGTgaggggcacacccaggcagaaTGTGCGAGTAGGCCGTTCTGCCCGAAGTGTGCCTCCAAAGGTAAGGCGCCTAATCACCGCCCAGGCAGTGAGAAGTGCGTCCGGGTTCCCCCGGCTGCTCGTCCGGGGAAGAGGGCTCCCCCTCCTCCGCAGCGGGAGGAGGGCGGAGTCTCTGAAGAAGATCGGCCGCCGACCCCTCCGCCTCCCAccccgcccggcgctcaggccgtggatGGTGGTGTGTCGGAGGGGCCGGTGGCCAATATCGATatggaggagacccctcccgtggCGGAGGCCTCTGCTGACAAGGCCTTCGTCACGGGAGTGATAGAGATCtcgtcggagtcgtccggagcatcagggctccggacgagtccgccgactaaaaagaggtgcgaggcgctcgacagtccgagcgccgcgcacctcccccaggcaaaggtggtgctcgagccc contains:
- the LOC120359652 gene encoding uncharacterized protein LOC120359652, which produces MRRAREAIVLGDILPQGGKGLRVRRAQTGGLLLEIPGEDSRPAAERLASEMRRVAGGPDVRISCPLRRVGISGFDESVAPEEVATAVADSGECFVADLRVGRVVRSRRGLGSVIVQCPVTAAARLARAGSLTLGWVAARVEVLKAPPQRCFRCLAQGHTQHRCPGGVDRARCCFNCGSEGHTQAECASRPFCPKCASKGKAPNHRPGSEKCVRVPPAARPGKRAPPPPQREEGGVSEEDRPPTPPPPTPPGAQAVDGGVSEGPVANIDMEETPPVAEASADKAFVTGVIEISSESSGASGLRTSPPTKKRCEALDSPSAAHLPQAKVVLEPLPLPQREKRVGRDSSTVGGHIRVEVTHNDRVSVVSLQIKKQLFKFIYMPYIRWSINHRQQEIRGILQNYLRDDVLRSTIVHLHRASQN